Sequence from the Nitrospinaceae bacterium genome:
CAGAGCACGCACAGCTTCCTGTTTAATATTGTTCAATGACATTGTTTTTTGTAGCTAATATAAGGAAAGTTAGCTTTTTGCCTGGGGAACAGGGGGTCATTATACTATTGACGCAAAAAAAGTCACTTCAAAATAAATTAATAACTAATTGTTTTTTATGGATGTCTCATTGTTTCGAGAAAGAGGCTTTTTGGGCTCGTAGACGACAAAAGGCCTTTCAACGAAACTCAGACGATAATGCTGTTTCATCAGGTCGAGAAAACCGACTGGAAAATGCACCTCCCCGTAAAAACGTTCCACCCCCAGAGAAGAATGTTTTTCCATGGCATCTTCCAGTTGATCCAATGGGGCGCCACTCCAGTCCAGCAGGACGATGGCTTCAAAAAAGTGCTTTTCAATTTTTTGGGTGAAGTCTTTATGGATGACAGGGGATTTTTGAGCCAGAAGTCGCAGGCTGAAAGCGTCCAGAACAAAAGGCCGCTGTCCCATCAACAGGGGAACCAGCGGGTTTTCACTGAGGATGTTTTTTCTTTCCGGACCCAGTTTGTCTGAAATGGCCTGAACGGTGTCGCGCGTCGGTCGGCCCACCGGTTCGATATGGTCTTTGATGGAAAGGGTTCCTGGAATCGACATGAACAAAATACCGATAAATACAAATAAAAAATAGAGATTATAGACCTTAGCGAAAATTTCTTTAGTTTGAAATTGCGAGCCGGCAACCAGAAGACAGGCGATCAGTAAATCGATCAGGTGATTGCTGTCTGTGCCAGGCGAAGAAAAAATAAAGAAGGTCGAAATCAGGGTGATGCAAAAATAAAGAGCGACAAAAGATCTCCATTGAGCGCTTATCGTCATCGCCGTCAGGTAAACCGCAAGGCCCAGCAGGGCAAGAAAGAAAGGGTCTTGAACGATGACGGTTGCAAACCAAAGCGGGGTTTTTAATGCGTAGGTCCAATTGAATCCGCCCAGGGCACAGGCTTGAAAGGAGGCCAGGGCTTTGCCATCACTTACCGCATGGACCCCAACAAGCAAAATCAGGGTGGCCATTGCGGTAAGGCCCGTCAGATAGAGGGTGGAGGGTTTCTTGTTTTGTAAAAGAAAAAACAGGGCGACGGTCACCAGACCGCCGATCGTCGTAAACTTTGTAAAGATGGCGCCCAAAAAGAAAAGCGCGCTCAAAGTCAAATGCTGAAAGGAAGCGGTTCGTAAATGTTTGAGGGCAAACACGATTCCCCAGACATTCATGCCTGCCGCCAGAAAATCCCCCCTGATTTCGAGGGTCAGCAATTGAAATGCTATGGATGCATGCGCCAGGAAAGTGAATGCCAGGGCCACGTTCCTTTTTACATCCAATTGGCGAAGGAGAAGATAAATTCCCAGGTCGAGAAATGCGAGAGTCAAAAGCGATAGAATGAAACCGGATAGAACGGGGTCTTTAAAGAAAAGGATGAGAGCGCCGTAGATGGTGAAAAAAAGCGGCATGTAACGCGTCCCGCCAGTGCCGGATTCGTCAAAAACCGGCCTGTAAAAAACGCCCTCGGCGAAATCGTTTGCCAATGCGGCCCAAACGCCGCTGGTATTGCCCGATGGAAGCCCGTCCCGCCAAAACCACAGCATAAGACCCAGAGAGCCCAATAAAGCGAAGGCGCTGGCTGAATTAAGAAGCCGGATGCTGAACCGCGGTTCCAGAAATTTCATTTTAACAGACAGTTTAAGCGGCCGACCTGGATCGGTAATACGTGTCCATCGCCCACCCGACCAACAAGCCATAGGCGGACCCCCAAATGAGATCAATGATGTAGTGGTGATTGAGGTAAACCGCGGAAAAGCTGATCAGCAGGTAAAATGCCAGAGAAAAAACGCGCAATGATTTTAATTTAAAAGCGAAATAAACGCAAAGGAGGGGAAAGGCAACGTGGCCGGAGGGAATGGCGCCAAACACATTGGGGCACTTGGCGTAAAAGTCCGCGAATAAACTGATGCCGAAATACGCATCAAAGCGCAGAGCGCCGGCGGCACTGGGGGCCGCGTCCAATTGTACGGGGCCAAATCCGTATTGCTCGACATACCAAGGTGGAGCGGCGGGATACCAGAAATAGGTGGAACAGCATAATATGTTCAACCAGAACATGCCCCACATCAAAGCATGGGTCTTGGTTTTGATGGTTTCTTTATCTAAACTGGAATTTTTTCTCGACCCGAGAAAAAAGCGAAAATAGAGCGCCATCGTCAGACAAACCGGAATAAAAGTCAGGTAAGCAAGACTGGTAATTATGTCCAGGGCAGGGTGCGTGTGCTTTTGCAGCCATTCGCTGGGCAGAAGTCGTCCTTCGGAAGTTTCAATTCCGAAAAACGTTTTGTCAAACTGATAAGGTTCCGTAACCCGGACTTCCCCCCGAATCAAATCTGCGTAGTAACTCTGGCTGTCATACAGAATTAAATATAATGTGAACGGCAGGAAGAAAAGATAAAGGCTTTGCGTCCGTGGCCCTGCATAATAAGCCAGAGCAAGCAAGGCCACGACCAGGTGATCGGCTCGAAAACCGCCCAGGGCCGCATGAAGCAGCCAGAAGCATATCATCAGAGCGAAAGGCAACAGTTTTTGCAGTGGAGACCGGGAATGCCACCATCCGAGCCATTGTTCTGACAGCGCGGCGGTGGTCCAGCCGGTTCGCAGGTTTGTCTGTATTGCACGGTCTTGAATTTGATCGACTTCCGGCATTCAAGGCTCTGGGAAATGTTTTTCGTTGGAAGGTTTATTGAGTAAAAACCTTGCAGTCAATTTTCGCTAAGATAGCACAGTATTTGAAGTTTTGGCGCGTGATTGTGGCTTCTTCTGGTGGGGTCAGGTGGCATTTTGTTTGGAAATTTCTTTTTGAATATTTTTTTGAAATCTATGAAACAAACGCTCCCACAGTTTGTCGATATGAAAGTTGATGAGCCAGACAGGGATCAACCCGCCAGGGTCCACCTGCATGATAACGGTGAGATGGGTTTTGGATTTATCCTTATTATGGGGTTGTAAAAGCAGACTGCTTTCTTTCACCACACCCAAAACTTTATCTTTGTCTTCGAACGGATAGTTTTCCGGGGAGTTCAAAGTGAAAAGGATTTCCCGTCCGGTATGGGTTTCCTGTTTTGCCTGGTAAATCACGTACCGGTCTTTAAACGGACGGGGCATCTCAAAATGATCGTAGTCAATGCGTTCCGTTTCCGAAAATTGTTTCAGGATGGTTTTTTGCTTGAGTGCCGGGACAATGGCGATCGTTGTCGGTACGTTTTTTAGGAAATGAGCAAGGGTGTCCATAGGGGCATCGACAACGGCTTTTTTTTTCAAGATAATCCAATTCCCATCCATCCTGGTTTCACTGGATTCCACGACGGGATGGGTTTTGTGAGCTTTCTCAGGGGTTCCCGTCGAAAACGCCGGGGTTATGTCGATTGAGGCGGACCACAGAAGGACCATTGATACCGAGAATCTGCACAGAAAACGCATATCAATTTTCATCATGGAAAAATGATTGTTTTATAGAGATTCTCATAATACCATCCTCTCCGGTTTTGCAACAAGGTCCCATTCAGTCCAAAAGGCTGTTATGATTCACTTTTGAGCCTTTCTCAAAGTCGACCCGATAGAAAATGACCGATTCCGAGCCCGTTCCTTCCGGTAAATTCAAAATTGCTTTGATTTGTGACTGGTTTTTGCCAAACATGGGCGGCACTGAAATTCACCTGCGGGATTTGGCGGACCGGCTGGCGCAAAACGGGCACGAAGTGCATGTCATCACCCCTTATCCGGGGAGTGAGGACGGCGAACGATTTCGAATACATCGCTTGCAGGTTCCGTTATTGCCCCTGGTTCATCTGGTTTACACTGCCAGCGCCTTCAGCCAAATAAAAACCATTCTTAAAAGCGAAGCGTTTGATGTCGTTCATTGCCACGCCAATATCATTTCCCCCACCTCTTACGGAAGCCTTTACCTGTGTAAAAAGCTGGGCATTCCCGCAGTGATGACCTGGGATTCCATTCTGGGTCCCTACCGCTGGGGGTTGGCGTTATTGGATCGGATTTTTGGATGGTCCAAATGGCTGGTTAAGTTTTCCGGAGTCAGCGAGGTAGTAGTCCAAGACGTCCGATCCCTGGTGAAAAATAAGCAGGTCGCGGTGCTTCACAATGCCCTGGATGTGGTCGAATGGAAAGTGATGCCTGCTAAAAAAGATTCCAATGAGCTGTGGATTGTCTCCGTGATGCGATTGTATCGAAAAAAACGCGGAGACGCGCTGATTGGCATCCTGCCCGACGTTCTGGAACGCATTCCCCCGAATATTTGCGTGAAACTGAAAATCATCGGCAAAGGCCCCAAACGGAACAGCCTGGAAGTGCAGATAAAACGTCTGGGCCTGGAAAATATAGTGGAACTGACGGGCTACAAAACACGCGATGAAATAAAAGAGCAATTTTCCCGCACCGATATTTATATTCAACCGACGCGCTGGGAATCCTTTGGCCTTGCGGCTCTGGAAGCCCGTTGCGCCGGTTTGCCCGTGATCGCCAAGAGCAAAGGAGGCGTTAAAGGATTCATTCGGCACGGTCAGGAAGGGCTTCTGGCGAAGTCCGACCAAGAACTTGCCGATCATCTGGTTCGCCTGATCAACGATGCAGATTTTAGGGAATCGATTGCCCGCCATAACCGTGAGGTCACCCCGCCTCTGGATTGGAAGCAGGCGTTGTCCGAACACGAAGCGGTGTATCGTGAAGCCATTGGACTGATAAAGGCTTTGGCTGGAGAAAAGGCTAAAGGAAAATGAGCGGGCTCATTTCACAACCGGCGTTTCGACTCTGGGTGGGGGAGGGCTGAAGGGATAGAAATTACGAATCAGGAGAGTGAGATACCCCGTTCCGATCAACGGAATCAAATAGCAGATGTGTTGAACCAGAGCCAATCCCAGCGCCTGCTCAGGCGGCAGCCCCAAATATTGATAAACAAAAAATACGGTGGCCTCATAAATTCCCAGATTGCCGGGAGCCACAGGAACCAGGGTGACCAGGCTGATCGAGGCCAGGACCATAAAAATGCTCCAAAAAGGCAAGTCCAGGCCGAAGCTTTTTTGAACCAGAAATATCGCCAACGCTTCGGCGCCTTTCATCGCCAGGGCAATTCCCATGCCCAGTGAAAAAATTCTGACATTCCGTAAAGCTTCGAGGTGGTGCGCCCATCTGGAAATAAAATGCCAGATCTTCTTCCATCGGGGGTGGGATTGCCTGTCCATGAACGTTTTGAACTGGCGGTGCCGGTGAGCGAAAAAAAACAGGATGAAGAAAAGAATAAAAATTCCGGCAAAGGCCGCGAGAATGCCCTGCTTCATCCAGTCGGGAATGGGGGTGAGGAGGACCACCAGCAGAAAAAGTGACATTTTGGCAAACCCCTCGGCAAATTGATCCAATGCCATCACCGATAAGGCGACGGCATGTCCGACCTTTTCTCTTCTCGCGAGCATGAGGACCGCCAGGGCCTGTCCGGCCATGAATGGAACCGTGTTGCTGGTCATCGCCATCAAAGCGTTGATTTCCAGCATGTTTTTAAATTTTACACGATACCCCTGAGGCAAAAAATTAATCCATTGAGACGTTCCAAATACCAGAATGAAAAGATTGCTCGCTGCCGCAAAAACAAGCCATGCGGCGCTGATATTCTTTAATTCATTCAACACGGAGTCCCACTGAAGTTCGCGGACGACCATGTAAATAAAGAACGAAGCTACGGCCCAGGCCAGAACCCAAAGCCACCTCTTTTTTTTTGATTTTAAAACGGAGGTCATGGATGGTTTTGAAAGTTGGGAGACGTTTTTTCAAAAAGTGCCCGGTGCTTTTCAGTCATGCTGGGATTGCACGGTTCAGAGCTCCGTCATCCTGAAAAACTGGGCATTTTTTTGTTTAAAATGCCTCAACGCGGAACGCAGACAATCCAAAGCGATTGGCCCTGTTTTGAACCTGCAGTCGAATCGCAAATTGGTCTTTCGCCAGTCGACAAACTCCCAGGGATGAACGTATAAGACCACAGGACTCGCCAAAGCATTCAAGTAGGGCATGCGAATCCATTCCGGCAGGCGAAGGTGGGAGGAAGACATGGAAACCGGAATCCGCCTGAGCGGGCTTGCATAGGATTTTCGATAATAAGAAAGCTTGTATTTAGCCTGTGACGAGTCGAGATGAAAACCTTCTTCGTGCAACAAATCCAGATAGGTGTCCGGGAATTTCAGATAAGGCGCGCGGAAGGAAGTTACGGAAGCAAACTGCCGAAGGGCGTCGACGGATTTTTTAATGTCCTTATGGGCGCTCGCTTTATCGAGAGTGGTGAAGTCTTTGTGGGAAAAACCGTGACTCCCCAGTTCATGTCCCAAAGAAACCAGTTTCTCAGCCTTTTCAGGGTACATTTCAGCGACTTGTCCCGTTGTGAAAAAGGTGGCCGGGACATTTTCCTCCTGGAGCATACTGAGAAGCGGGTCCATCCCTTCCTCCATTCCCCGAAAAGAATTGAGATACGGCATGCAATCCGGTTCCACATCAACTGTGAGGCAAATTTTCAAAAAACACCGCTGGATGGAAATCAGGTTTCAGCCTTAAAAGGCGAAACTGAATGGTTTAAAATGTATTACTTGATTCCTGAAAACATCATTATTGCGCCGATTTTACCCGCCCCAAAAAATGATTGCAAAAATATTCCTGTGTGATTTAGTAGGTAAGGACCCTGTGCCAAAAATATTATTTTAATCGCAAATCTTAAAAACGCTCTCTGATTTGATCAATCCCACGCATTTCATTGCATTGCTTGCTTTGCTGAGCCTGCTTTCCTGCTCAAATTCAGAACCTTATTGTAAAAATGAGGATTGCCTGGGTGTTCCCTTCGCGGACGGTACGGTCGATTACAGGGTTATCCTCATCGGCGATGCCGGGGGAAATATTGGTGGAATGAACTATGATCAGGAGATTAAACTTGCTTTCTTTGCGGCAATCAAGAATTTCTCCAAGGTTCTGCCAGGCCGAACGGCCGTTGTTTTTCTCGGCGATAACATTTATAGCAATGGATTGCCCGATCCAACGGAGAAAAAGGTAAAACCTGATAAAGGTTGCGATCAGCGGGCCTGCGCCGAGAAAAGAATCGATGTGCAGATTGGAATTTTAAAGGGAATTCAGGCCCGGGGAATTTTTGTTCCTGGCAACCACGATTGGGACAGCGCCGGGAAAAGGGGCTGGAAGCGAATCCGGAATCTG
This genomic interval carries:
- a CDS encoding N-acetylglucosaminyl-phosphatidylinositol biosynthetic protein, with the protein product MTDSEPVPSGKFKIALICDWFLPNMGGTEIHLRDLADRLAQNGHEVHVITPYPGSEDGERFRIHRLQVPLLPLVHLVYTASAFSQIKTILKSEAFDVVHCHANIISPTSYGSLYLCKKLGIPAVMTWDSILGPYRWGLALLDRIFGWSKWLVKFSGVSEVVVQDVRSLVKNKQVAVLHNALDVVEWKVMPAKKDSNELWIVSVMRLYRKKRGDALIGILPDVLERIPPNICVKLKIIGKGPKRNSLEVQIKRLGLENIVELTGYKTRDEIKEQFSRTDIYIQPTRWESFGLAALEARCAGLPVIAKSKGGVKGFIRHGQEGLLAKSDQELADHLVRLINDADFRESIARHNREVTPPLDWKQALSEHEAVYREAIGLIKALAGEKAKGK
- a CDS encoding polysaccharide deacetylase, whose amino-acid sequence is MDPLLSMLQEENVPATFFTTGQVAEMYPEKAEKLVSLGHELGSHGFSHKDFTTLDKASAHKDIKKSVDALRQFASVTSFRAPYLKFPDTYLDLLHEEGFHLDSSQAKYKLSYYRKSYASPLRRIPVSMSSSHLRLPEWIRMPYLNALASPVVLYVHPWEFVDWRKTNLRFDCRFKTGPIALDCLRSALRHFKQKNAQFFRMTEL
- a CDS encoding aureobasidin A resistance protein, producing the protein MPEVDQIQDRAIQTNLRTGWTTAALSEQWLGWWHSRSPLQKLLPFALMICFWLLHAALGGFRADHLVVALLALAYYAGPRTQSLYLFFLPFTLYLILYDSQSYYADLIRGEVRVTEPYQFDKTFFGIETSEGRLLPSEWLQKHTHPALDIITSLAYLTFIPVCLTMALYFRFFLGSRKNSSLDKETIKTKTHALMWGMFWLNILCCSTYFWYPAAPPWYVEQYGFGPVQLDAAPSAAGALRFDAYFGISLFADFYAKCPNVFGAIPSGHVAFPLLCVYFAFKLKSLRVFSLAFYLLISFSAVYLNHHYIIDLIWGSAYGLLVGWAMDTYYRSRSAA